The genomic region TTGCGGTCGACGGCGAGGCCCTGGAGACGGCGTACCGCAAGGTACAGGCCGAAGTGCATCCCGACCGTTTTGCCTCTGCTCCCGAAGCCGAACGCCGGCGTGCGCTGGAGCTGGCCACCGAGGCCAACGAGGCATTCCAGACCCTGCGTTCCCCGGTGGCGCGGGCCCGCTACCTGCTGCAACTGCGCGGCATCGATACACAGGAAGAAACCAATACCGCCATGCCGGTGGATTTCCTGATGGCGCAGATGGAATGGCGCGAAGCCGTGGCCAATGCCCGTGCTGCCAGCGATGTCGAAGGCCTGGAGCAACTGGCCGCCGCCGTGCGTGCCGACCGGGATGAGCTGGTCGCCGCACTGGTCCGGTCGCTGGACGTGACGCAGGAATATGACGTTGCCGCGCTTGGCGTGAGAAAATTGCGTTTTCTCGACAAGCTCGACCAGGAAATCGGCGACGCCATCGAGTCGCTGCTGTTCTGATTGCCGCCGGCTCCAGCCGGCTTGCCGCCACCCGTTCAAAGATTGCCCATGGCTCTGTTGCAGATTGCTGAACCCGGCCTGTCCGCCGCTCCCCACCAACATCGTCTGGCGGTCGGTATCGACCTCGGCACCACCAATTCGCTGGTTGCCACCGTGCGCAGCGGTGCGGCCACCGTCCTGCCGGACGAGCATGGCTACCACCTGCTGCCGTCCGT from Laribacter hongkongensis DSM 14985 harbors:
- the hscB gene encoding Fe-S protein assembly co-chaperone HscB, with protein sequence MSYFELFDLPVRFAVDGEALETAYRKVQAEVHPDRFASAPEAERRRALELATEANEAFQTLRSPVARARYLLQLRGIDTQEETNTAMPVDFLMAQMEWREAVANARAASDVEGLEQLAAAVRADRDELVAALVRSLDVTQEYDVAALGVRKLRFLDKLDQEIGDAIESLLF